One stretch of Ipomoea triloba cultivar NCNSP0323 chromosome 8, ASM357664v1 DNA includes these proteins:
- the LOC116026560 gene encoding probable methyltransferase At1g27930, translated as MQKHSNSNSIHGFKPERPWLLGIAVIGLFGSALLIATFFRTSNNPIACKMAGMVSGQPATDIQMEAIIHYATTKITPQQNMDEIRISFDVLRDRSPCNFLVFGLGHDSLMWSSLNPRGNTLFLEEDPKWVETVIGSAPYLKARTVNYRTQLSQSDELIRHLHQEPDCSPKKSFIRGNHRCRLALDMLPAEVYDNEWDLIMVDAPRGWFPEAPGRMSAIYSAAVMARNRKGPGVTHVFLHDVDRPVERTWAERLLCRKYLVKEAGRLWHFEIPPASPDKPSNDFC; from the exons ATGCAAAAGCATTCAAACAGTAACTCCATCCACGGCTTCAAGCCGGAAAGGCCATGGCTTCTAGGCATAGCGGTTATTGGTTTATTCGGCAGCGCCCTTCTTATCGCAACCTTTTTCCGGACATCCAACAATCCCATCGCGTGCAAGATGGCCGGCATGGTGTCGGGTCAGCCCGCCACTGATATCCAAATGGAGGCCATTATCCATTACGCCACCACCAAGATTACGCCCCAACAGAACATGGATGAGATTCGGATTTCCTTCGACGTCCTCCGAGATCGAAGCCCCTGCAATTTCCTGGTCTTCGGGCTGGGCCATGATTCCCTGATGTGGTCGTCGTTGAACCCCCGCGGCAACACGCTGTTCCTCGAGGAGGATCCCAAATGGGTGGAGACCGTGATCGGGTCCGCCCCGTACCTCAAGGCCCGCACCGTCAATTACCGGACCCAGCTCTCCCAGTCCGACGAGCTGATCCGCCACTTGCACCAGGAGCCCGACTGTTCCCCTAAGAAGTCCTTCATACGAGGCAACCACCGCTGCAG GTTGGCGCTGGACATGCTGCCGGCGGAGGTGTACGACAACGAATGGGACCTGATCATGGTGGACGCCCCTAGGGGGTGGTTCCCGGAGGCGCCGGGGCGGATGTCGGCGATTTACTCCGCTGCAGTGATGGCGCGGAACAGGAAGGGGCCGGGGGTGACGCATGTGTTCCTTCACGATGTGGACCGCCCCGTGGAGAGGACATGGGCAGAGAGGCTGCTGTGTAGGAAATATTTGGTGAAAGAAGCTGGAAGGCTTTGGCACTTCGAAATCCCACCGGCTTCTCCTGATAAGCCTAGCAATGATTTTTGCTAG